Part of the Candidatus Deferrimicrobiaceae bacterium genome is shown below.
CAACGTCGGCGCCCTTCGCAGGGGTGTGAGAGTTCTCAGGAACGTCCCTGTTCTTAGGCCACCTTCCTCTTCACCGAGGTGATCCGGTTCTGCGCGTCGACGTAGACAAGCGTCGGCCGGAAGTTCGCCAGTTCCTTCTCGTCGTACGTCGCGTAATTGGCGATGATGATCCGGTCCCCCTTGCTCACCTGGCGCGCGGCGGCGCCGTTCAGGCAGATCACCCCCGAATCGCGCTCCCCCTCGATGACGTAGGTGGAG
Proteins encoded:
- a CDS encoding aspartate 1-decarboxylase; amino-acid sequence: STYVIEGERDSGVICLNGAAARQVSKGDRIIIANYATYDEKELANFRPTLVYVDAQNRITSVKRKVA